In the Elizabethkingia bruuniana genome, AGGCGGAATGCTTACATACCTGAAGTAAGTACCATTTGTCGGAACTTTTGGGATAGGTGTATTCTCTATAACAAGAGTTTTCTCCAAATCTACCGGGAAAGTATCGGTTGACCAAATATCAGAAAGCACAAGGCCTTTAATATCCTCATTTATGTTGGTTACAATACTATCTTCTGCTATTACAGACTTTCCATCTTTAATACCTGTAACAACTCTTCTTGGGATTTTAGGAATTTCTGACATTTTTATTCTTTAAAATATATCTTCTTCTTCAGAACTCTGTCCTTCATTCATTAAGAAGGCTTTTAGGAATGGTGTGATATTACCATTCATTACACCATCCACATCAGATGTTTCGTAAGCAGAACGCACATCCTTCACTAGTTTATACGGATGCATTACATAGTTACGAATCTGGCTTCCCCATTCAATCTTCATTTTGTTAGCTTCAATCTCGTTACGGGCTTTCATACGCTCTTCCAATTCGATTTCGTATAGTCTGGATCTTAGGAGCTGCATTGCCTTTTCTTTGTTTTGTAACTGCGAACGGCTTTCGGAGTTTTCTATAATAATACCCGTTGGAGCATGTCGTAGACGCACAGCTGTTTCTACCTTGTTTACGTTCTGTCCGCCGGCA is a window encoding:
- a CDS encoding cupin domain-containing protein; protein product: MSEIPKIPRRVVTGIKDGKSVIAEDSIVTNINEDIKGLVLSDIWSTDTFPVDLEKTLVIENTPIPKVPTNGTYFRYVSIPPDKELGIEVKEGQPHPLMHETKTLDYIVILSGEIYLILEEGETLLKAGDIVIQRGTNHAWSNRSDGNCIQLAILLDAK